gcaagcgcggcggtCAGTGGTTGCTGGGCGGAATGGCGATTCAAGTGGGGCGGAATGGCTTTGGGAGTCAGGTGTACTCGTTTGAGTCAGACGTGGATATCcccgcgcttggcggcggcgggtTTCCGGGCGTTTTTATACGCGCGCCTGTGGTGGAGCAGCTTCTTTCTGATCCGCaggcggcgatgcaggctCCTGCACAAAAGGCCGCCGAGCCTCTGCATTCCTTACCCAGAATTGTCGCGTCGTCCGAGACACTGGACATTGCGACGCGTCACCCTTTGCAggtgctcggcacgctgccTGCGTCgaacgcgccgcaaggcacgcagcgcgacgcgctcatTGTCGCTGTTCGACAGGGCCGCTTGATGGCCTCAAGTTTTCACCCAGAACTAACGTCGGATACGCGTTTACACGCCTACTTTCTTCGCGagctcgtgctcggcatcTAGTTTCGCACATACCCTACAATACAGTGGCATTACGCCGTAGTGCCTCGTTCCCTACACCGATATACCAAGCGTCACTGCCTGTCGCGCAGGCAGTTTGGCGTGCAAAGAGATCGATCACCACCGCACGCTTTGGGTCTCGACCCGCAGCACGAAGCAGTGCCGGGGCAATATACGGCTTCTCGCTATGGGCAAGTGCGACACTGGCGAGGAGCT
This is a stretch of genomic DNA from Malassezia vespertilionis chromosome 1, complete sequence. It encodes these proteins:
- a CDS encoding pyridoxal 5'-phosphate synthase (glutamine hydrolyzing) (MEROPS:MER0066916; EggNog:ENOG503NZ52; COG:H); this encodes MSEEKGVVVGVLAMQGAFQEHITRFCSLNATSFPVPVRAIPVRTVEQLAQCDGVVIPGGESTAISLGLQNAGLFLPLQEWIAAGKPVWGTCAGMIMLSSIATGGKRGGQWLLGGMAIQVGRNGFGSQVYSFESDVDIPALGGGGFPGVFIRAPVVEQLLSDPQAAMQAPAQKAAEPLHSLPRIVASSETLDIATRHPLQVLGTLPASNAPQGTQRDALIVAVRQGRLMASSFHPELTSDTRLHAYFLRELVLGI